The Accipiter gentilis chromosome 14, bAccGen1.1, whole genome shotgun sequence genome contains a region encoding:
- the ANGPT4 gene encoding angiopoietin-4 isoform X1, protein MRALSFGLVALTCATTVLCVAGAQRRALEGGGRRRYHRVQHGHCSYTFVLPEADPPPCPSAPAAPGPANALLQRDSPAGTAHAGYGAAERLRHLERILENSTQWLLKLESYIQTSMKPEMAQLRQTAVQNQTATMLEISSTLLNQSAEQSRKLTDVEAQVLNQTSRIEMQLQENSVSTTKLEKQLLLQTNEIHKLQNRNNILEVRVLEMETKHQAELAGARSEKEKLQRLVSRQSGTIEELEKSLLAASANTSLLQRQQVQLLESVQSLVRLVSQGRASLPGQEQLFQDCAEVRRAGIHASGVYTLHIANLSEPKKPVAALPPLQAYCDMETDRGGWTVIQLRTNGSLSFQRNWREYKQGFGDAAGEYWLGNEAVHLLTSQEPYALRVELRDWEGGQVYAHYGKFQLGSERQLYRLSLQDYSGTAGQQSGMALQGTRFSTRDSDNDNCLCKCAQMLSGGWWFDACGLSNLNGIYYPARHNIRKLNGIRWHHFQGPSYSLKGTRMLIRPASF, encoded by the exons ATGCGGGCTCTCAGCTTCGGCCTCGTGGCCCTGACCTGTGCCACGACGGTGCTGTGCGTGGCCGGAGCCCAACGCCGGGCGCTggaggggggcggccgccggcgtTACCACCGGGTACAGCACGGCCACTGCAGCTACACCTTCGTGCTGCCCGAGGCCGACCCGCCGCCCTGCCCgtccgcccccgccgcccccggacCCGCCAACGCTTTGCTGCAACGAGACTCGCCGGCCGGCACCGCGCACGCCGGCTACGGGGCCGCCGAACGCCTGCGGCACCTCGAGAGGATCCTGGAGAACAGCACCCAGTGGCTGCTGAAG CTGGAGAGCTACATCCAGACAAGCATGAAGCCGGAGATGGCGCAGCTGCGGCAGACGGCGGTGCAGAACCAGACCGCCACCATGCTGGAGATCAGCAGCACCCTCCTCAACCAGAGTGCCGAGCAGAGCCGCAAGCTCACCGACGTGGAAGCCCAG GTGCTGAACCAGACGTCGCGCATCGAGATGCAGCTGCAGGAGAACTCCGTGTCCACCACcaagctggagaagcagctgctgctgcagacgaACGAGATCCACAAGCTGCAGAACAGGAACAA CATCCTGGAGGTGCGGGTGCTCGAGATGGAGACGAAGCACCAGGCGGAGCTGGCGGGGGCCCGCTCCGAGAAGGAGAAGCTGCAGCGCCTGGTGAGCCGGCAGAGCGGCACCATCGAGGAGCTGGAGAAATCGTTGCTGGCCGCCAGCGCCAAcaccagcctgctccagcgccaGCAGGTCCAGCTCCTCGAGTCGGTGCAGAGCCTGGTGCGCCTCGTCTCCCAGGGCAGAG CCTcgctgcccgggcaggagcagctcttCCAGGACTGTGCCGAGGTGCGCCGGGCGGGCATCCACGCCAGCGGCGTTTATACCCTCCACATCGCCAACCTCAGTGAGCCCAAAAAG CCCGTTGCGGCTCTCCCCCCACTGCAGGCGTACTGCGACATGGAGACGGACCGAGGGGGCTGGACCGTCATCCAGCTTCGCACCAACGGCAGCCTCAGCTTCCAGAGGAACTGGAGGGAGTACAAGCAG GGCTTCGGGGACGCGGCCGGCGAGTACTGGCTGGGTAACGAGGCCGTGCACCTCCTGACGAGCCAGGAGCCCTACGCCCTGCGTGTCGAGCTGCGGGACTGGGAGGGTGGCCAAGTCTATGCCCACTACGGGAAATTCCAGCTGGGAAGCGAGCGGCAGCTTTACAG GCTGTCGCTGCAGGACTACAGCGGCACGGCCGGGCAGCAGAGCGGCATGGCACTGCAGGGCACCCGCTTCAGCACCCGCGACTCCGACAACGACAACTGCCTCTGCAAGTGCGCCCAGATGCTGTCGGGAG GCTGGTGGTTCGATGCCTGCGGTCTCTCCAACCTGAACGGCATCTACTATCCGGCCCGGCACAACATCCGCAAGCTCAACGGCATCCGCTGGCACCACTTCCAGGGACCCAGCTACTCCCTGAAGGGCACCCGCATGCTGATACGACCCGCCAGCTTCTAG
- the ANGPT4 gene encoding angiopoietin-4 isoform X2: MRALSFGLVALTCATTVLCVAGAQRRALEGGGRRRYHRVQHGHCSYTFVLPEADPPPCPSAPAAPGPANALLQRDSPAGTAHAGYGAAERLRHLERILENSTQWLLKLESYIQTSMKPEMAQLRQTAVQNQTATMLEISSTLLNQSAEQSRKLTDVEAQVLNQTSRIEMQLQENSVSTTKLEKQLLLQTNEIHKLQNRNNILEVRVLEMETKHQAELAGARSEKEKLQRLVSRQSGTIEELEKSLLAASANTSLLQRQQVQLLESVQSLVRLVSQGRASLPGQEQLFQDCAEVRRAGIHASGVYTLHIANLSEPKKAYCDMETDRGGWTVIQLRTNGSLSFQRNWREYKQGFGDAAGEYWLGNEAVHLLTSQEPYALRVELRDWEGGQVYAHYGKFQLGSERQLYRLSLQDYSGTAGQQSGMALQGTRFSTRDSDNDNCLCKCAQMLSGGWWFDACGLSNLNGIYYPARHNIRKLNGIRWHHFQGPSYSLKGTRMLIRPASF, encoded by the exons ATGCGGGCTCTCAGCTTCGGCCTCGTGGCCCTGACCTGTGCCACGACGGTGCTGTGCGTGGCCGGAGCCCAACGCCGGGCGCTggaggggggcggccgccggcgtTACCACCGGGTACAGCACGGCCACTGCAGCTACACCTTCGTGCTGCCCGAGGCCGACCCGCCGCCCTGCCCgtccgcccccgccgcccccggacCCGCCAACGCTTTGCTGCAACGAGACTCGCCGGCCGGCACCGCGCACGCCGGCTACGGGGCCGCCGAACGCCTGCGGCACCTCGAGAGGATCCTGGAGAACAGCACCCAGTGGCTGCTGAAG CTGGAGAGCTACATCCAGACAAGCATGAAGCCGGAGATGGCGCAGCTGCGGCAGACGGCGGTGCAGAACCAGACCGCCACCATGCTGGAGATCAGCAGCACCCTCCTCAACCAGAGTGCCGAGCAGAGCCGCAAGCTCACCGACGTGGAAGCCCAG GTGCTGAACCAGACGTCGCGCATCGAGATGCAGCTGCAGGAGAACTCCGTGTCCACCACcaagctggagaagcagctgctgctgcagacgaACGAGATCCACAAGCTGCAGAACAGGAACAA CATCCTGGAGGTGCGGGTGCTCGAGATGGAGACGAAGCACCAGGCGGAGCTGGCGGGGGCCCGCTCCGAGAAGGAGAAGCTGCAGCGCCTGGTGAGCCGGCAGAGCGGCACCATCGAGGAGCTGGAGAAATCGTTGCTGGCCGCCAGCGCCAAcaccagcctgctccagcgccaGCAGGTCCAGCTCCTCGAGTCGGTGCAGAGCCTGGTGCGCCTCGTCTCCCAGGGCAGAG CCTcgctgcccgggcaggagcagctcttCCAGGACTGTGCCGAGGTGCGCCGGGCGGGCATCCACGCCAGCGGCGTTTATACCCTCCACATCGCCAACCTCAGTGAGCCCAAAAAG GCGTACTGCGACATGGAGACGGACCGAGGGGGCTGGACCGTCATCCAGCTTCGCACCAACGGCAGCCTCAGCTTCCAGAGGAACTGGAGGGAGTACAAGCAG GGCTTCGGGGACGCGGCCGGCGAGTACTGGCTGGGTAACGAGGCCGTGCACCTCCTGACGAGCCAGGAGCCCTACGCCCTGCGTGTCGAGCTGCGGGACTGGGAGGGTGGCCAAGTCTATGCCCACTACGGGAAATTCCAGCTGGGAAGCGAGCGGCAGCTTTACAG GCTGTCGCTGCAGGACTACAGCGGCACGGCCGGGCAGCAGAGCGGCATGGCACTGCAGGGCACCCGCTTCAGCACCCGCGACTCCGACAACGACAACTGCCTCTGCAAGTGCGCCCAGATGCTGTCGGGAG GCTGGTGGTTCGATGCCTGCGGTCTCTCCAACCTGAACGGCATCTACTATCCGGCCCGGCACAACATCCGCAAGCTCAACGGCATCCGCTGGCACCACTTCCAGGGACCCAGCTACTCCCTGAAGGGCACCCGCATGCTGATACGACCCGCCAGCTTCTAG
- the FAM110A gene encoding protein FAM110A isoform X2, translating into MPVEALQAGDAMKGVTVTAPFTSAMPIRILRKGPEYFRRHAEPGAGKPSAVERLEADKAKYVKSQRVVSTKQEPVKPPLLKQPLFTPGVRRAALTPSRRAPPGPRRAEAGGPKTSLDLEILNNLINLRDSPFPKAESPLGRECKRRAEAPAAAPGGGAEGAGKPPESPAAAKPPGSVAVRRVDVRPCGAPRGQVTPVPASPIPGGLPAAPARSSPARPESARRQPLLHRSKSDLSDRLSRATADLERFFNYCGLDPEEVQDMGAERFARASSDIVSLKFHSVSTASSEGDRSPPSAATPEGRPAERVPYGISVIERNARVIKWLYGLRQAREPQQVSDV; encoded by the coding sequence ATGCCCGTCGAGGCGCTGCAAGCCGGCGACGCCATGAAGGGGGTGACGGTGACGGCGCCCTTCACCTCGGCCATGCCCATCCGCATCCTTCGCAAGGGCCCCGAGTATTTCCGCCGGCACGCCGAACCGGGTGCCGGGAAGCCCAGCGCGGTGGAGAGGCTGGAGGCCGACAAGGCCAAGTACGTGAAGAGCCAGCGGGTCGTCAGCACCAAGCAGGAGCCGGTGAAGCCGCCGCTACTCAAGCAGCCCCTCTTCACCCCGGGGGTGCGCCGGGCTGCGCTCACCCCCAGCCGCAGGGCACCCCCAGGGCCGCGCCGCGCAGAGGCTGGCGGCCCGAAGACCTCCCTCGACCTGGAGATCCTCAACAACCTCATCAACCTCCGCGACAGCCCCTTCCCCAAGGCGGAGAGCCCGCTGGGCCGGGAATGCAAGCGGAGGGcggaggcgccggcggcggcgccgggcggcggggcggagggtGCCGGCAAGCCGCCGGAGAGCCCCGCTGCCGCCAAACCCCCCGGCAGCGTGGCCGTGCGGAGGGTGGACGTCCGTCCCTGTGGGGCTCCGCGGGGCCAGGTGACGCCGGTGCCTGCATCCCCCATCCCGGGCGGGCTGCCTGCGGCCCCGGCACGGagctcgcccgcccgccccgagAGCGCCCGCCGGCAGCCCCTGCTGCAccgctccaagtcggacctgagCGACCGGCTCTCGCGGGCCACCGCCGACCTGGAGCGCTTCTTCAACTACTGCGGCCTCGACCCCGAGGAGGTACAGGACATGGGCGCCGAGCGCTTCGCCCGCGCCAGCTCCGACATCGTGTCCCTCAAGTTTCACAGCGTGAGCACGGCCAGCTCGGAAGGCGACCGCTCGCCGCCCAGCGCTGCCACGCCGGAGGGGCGGCCGGCCGAGCGCGTCCCCTACGGCATCTCCGTCATCGAGCGCAACGCCCGCGTCATCAAGTGGCTGTACGGGCTGCGCCAGGCCAGGGAGCCCCAGCAGGTCTCCGACGTGTAG
- the FAM110A gene encoding protein FAM110A isoform X1, translating to MHPWAWGMHPRGEGDAPLSVGNALLGAGDAPPGTGDAPLDAGVAPLDVGDAPLGTGDAGRASARGAGPSCPSLPRLRSPGSPSPGPGCPPRRPHWPGCGLKQACSADWPGDVSGRPRWRSEAWSLPSNRKPGTAGADSAAPHSPAQPLSACAARARAGAGQAGRRRPPAGHRQPPLTPAPSLQLTAREPLAARGGCPPRAPVPARRMPVEALQAGDAMKGVTVTAPFTSAMPIRILRKGPEYFRRHAEPGAGKPSAVERLEADKAKYVKSQRVVSTKQEPVKPPLLKQPLFTPGVRRAALTPSRRAPPGPRRAEAGGPKTSLDLEILNNLINLRDSPFPKAESPLGRECKRRAEAPAAAPGGGAEGAGKPPESPAAAKPPGSVAVRRVDVRPCGAPRGQVTPVPASPIPGGLPAAPARSSPARPESARRQPLLHRSKSDLSDRLSRATADLERFFNYCGLDPEEVQDMGAERFARASSDIVSLKFHSVSTASSEGDRSPPSAATPEGRPAERVPYGISVIERNARVIKWLYGLRQAREPQQVSDV from the coding sequence ATGCACCCCTGGGCATGGGGGATGCACCCCCGGGGTGAAGGCGATGCACCCCTTAGCGTGGGCAACGCACTCCTGGGAGCGGGCGATGCACCCCCGGGCACGGGCGATGCGCCCCTTGATGCGGGCGTTGCACCCCTTGACGTGGGTGATGCACCCCTGGGCACGGGCGATGCGGGCAGAGCATCGGCGAGGGGTGCTGGGCCGAGCTGCCCCTCTCTGCCCCGGCTTCGATCCCCGGGGAGCCCCTCACCGGGACCGGGGtgccctccccgccggccccaTTGGCCCGGGTGCGGTTTGAAGCAGGCTTGCTCCGCGGATTGGCCGGGGGACGTTTCGGGGAGGCCTCGGTGGCGGTCGGAGGCGTGGTCCCTGCCTTCAAATAGGAAACCCGGCACAGCCGGCGCAGACAGTGCGGCACCGCACAGCCCAGCGCAGCCTTTGTCTGCCTGCGCGGCCAgggcgcgggcaggggccgggcaggCGGGCAGGCGGCGTCCGCCAGCCGGCCACCGCCAACCGCCCCTCACTCCGGCCCCTTCTTTGCAGCTGACGGCACGTGAGCCCCTCGCCGCCCGTGGCGGctgcccgccccgcgccccggtgCCGGCGCGGAGGATGCCCGTCGAGGCGCTGCAAGCCGGCGACGCCATGAAGGGGGTGACGGTGACGGCGCCCTTCACCTCGGCCATGCCCATCCGCATCCTTCGCAAGGGCCCCGAGTATTTCCGCCGGCACGCCGAACCGGGTGCCGGGAAGCCCAGCGCGGTGGAGAGGCTGGAGGCCGACAAGGCCAAGTACGTGAAGAGCCAGCGGGTCGTCAGCACCAAGCAGGAGCCGGTGAAGCCGCCGCTACTCAAGCAGCCCCTCTTCACCCCGGGGGTGCGCCGGGCTGCGCTCACCCCCAGCCGCAGGGCACCCCCAGGGCCGCGCCGCGCAGAGGCTGGCGGCCCGAAGACCTCCCTCGACCTGGAGATCCTCAACAACCTCATCAACCTCCGCGACAGCCCCTTCCCCAAGGCGGAGAGCCCGCTGGGCCGGGAATGCAAGCGGAGGGcggaggcgccggcggcggcgccgggcggcggggcggagggtGCCGGCAAGCCGCCGGAGAGCCCCGCTGCCGCCAAACCCCCCGGCAGCGTGGCCGTGCGGAGGGTGGACGTCCGTCCCTGTGGGGCTCCGCGGGGCCAGGTGACGCCGGTGCCTGCATCCCCCATCCCGGGCGGGCTGCCTGCGGCCCCGGCACGGagctcgcccgcccgccccgagAGCGCCCGCCGGCAGCCCCTGCTGCAccgctccaagtcggacctgagCGACCGGCTCTCGCGGGCCACCGCCGACCTGGAGCGCTTCTTCAACTACTGCGGCCTCGACCCCGAGGAGGTACAGGACATGGGCGCCGAGCGCTTCGCCCGCGCCAGCTCCGACATCGTGTCCCTCAAGTTTCACAGCGTGAGCACGGCCAGCTCGGAAGGCGACCGCTCGCCGCCCAGCGCTGCCACGCCGGAGGGGCGGCCGGCCGAGCGCGTCCCCTACGGCATCTCCGTCATCGAGCGCAACGCCCGCGTCATCAAGTGGCTGTACGGGCTGCGCCAGGCCAGGGAGCCCCAGCAGGTCTCCGACGTGTAG